The sequence ATTCCGCAAAAGATGCCGCACTAAACGCCATGACCAGTGCTGCGCCGATGAAGGCGAGAGGCGCATGCATGCCGCTTCGACCCGCCGCAATACCGACCAGAACGTAAATGCCTGCTCCTATGGTGACGCCAAGTCCATAGAGCACCGCGTGCGTCAATGTGAGTGACCGGACAAGGCGCTGTGGCGCATCCCGTGCTGCCGCAGACTGGGTAGACATTTGACGTCCTCCTTGGCGCGTTTGACGCAGCTCTGTCAGCACGGGGCCGAATTCTTGCCGCATCAGGGATGTCGCCGGAACGAGCATAATGTTGGCTGGGTATAGTTTGGTTACGACCGGTCGTCGACGGCCTTACCGTGTCGCAACGGCTTGCCGAGTCCAATTCTCGGTTGTCTCATCTCGGGAAAGCCATTCAGAAAACTCTTGCTCTGGCGCGTCTCCTCGCTCCTGTCAGACTGGCGAGGTGATAGACGCAGATCATTCCGGCAATCGTCCTCGATTTTCAAAACGCGAACAGGTCGCAATTGCAATAGGTGCCGGATGAGATGAATGAAACCGACTGATCGCGGGGCTTGAAAGGCCGATGCGTGGTTGGATCATTGAGCACATCTAACGCTTGACACAAATCAAAGCGGGGGAGCATGGACGGACTACTCAAGTTCAATGGATCGCGCGACTTGGCCGCCCCACCGGATCATATGGTTTTTACTGATGAATCTCGCTCAGGCGATCCTAAGTCTTGGCTCCTGGCGGAGATTGACTCGCGCCTTGCTTGCGCTCGCCCTGATTGGCCCTGCAACAGTGTCGTTCGCCGAGGACGAGGTGAAGGTCAGTCCTGCGCAGGTGCAAACCTTGGGCATTCGCGTGGTACATCCCGTATCGAGTCGGACTGATCTGACACTGCCTTATCCCGCCCAGATTGTTATTCCTACGCCCCAGTTGTGGGTGGTGAGCGCTCCCGTGGCCGGTATGGTCAATGGTCTGTCGGTTGCACGAGGTGACCGTGTCAATTCCGGCCAGCCACTTGTCACGCTTGAGAGCCCGAGCTTTGTGTCACTTCAACGGGACTACCTGCAAGCCTTCGCGCAGGATGTGCTTGCCGCCCAGCAGCTCAAACGGAACACCGACCTCTTCGAAGGGAGGGCGGTGGCGCAACGCGTTCTGGAAACCAGTCAGACCGAAGCCCGCCAGGCAAGTATCGCTGTAGCGGAACGTCGGCAGATGCTTCGGCTCAGCGGTCTTTCCGATGCGGCAATCTCGCGCTTGACCAGCGAGACGGCGATCACGGCGACAGTTTCGGTCACTGCGCCTCAGCAGGCAACAGTTGTTGAAATTGTGGTTTCCCCCGGTCAGCGGGTTGAGCAGGCGGCGCCGCTCGTCAAGCTCGCACGATTGT is a genomic window of Bradyrhizobium sp. G127 containing:
- a CDS encoding efflux RND transporter periplasmic adaptor subunit; its protein translation is MNLAQAILSLGSWRRLTRALLALALIGPATVSFAEDEVKVSPAQVQTLGIRVVHPVSSRTDLTLPYPAQIVIPTPQLWVVSAPVAGMVNGLSVARGDRVNSGQPLVTLESPSFVSLQRDYLQAFAQDVLAAQQLKRNTDLFEGRAVAQRVLETSQTEARQASIAVAERRQMLRLSGLSDAAISRLTSETAITATVSVTAPQQATVVEIVVSPGQRVEQAAPLVKLARLSTLWAEIAIPASSIRAIRPGARVEIDGYASPGQVILVSETTDAATQTVLVRAEVQNTGELRPGQTAAVRIGFLSSSESAWEVPYSALVRRGDKASVFVAIEGGFRLEPVTLLAEDQDHVVVSGAITDKDEVAVSGITALRGILLRLGAQ